In Maribacter dokdonensis DSW-8, the genomic stretch GTATTTGCGGTCATTAACCAATCGTTATCTACCTATATTCCAGAGTCGGATATATCAAGGGTCAATAATGGTGATAGCACTGTGGTTGTAGATGCTATGTTCAAGGAGGTTTTACAGCTGTCACAAACCATTCATAAGGAAACAAATGGCTTCTTTGATCCTACTGTTGGTACATTGGTGAATGCTTGGGGTTTTGGACCTGAGCAAAAAATAACTATGGATAGTTTAAAAGTGGATAGTCTTTTAAATTATGTTGGTCTTGACAAGGTTTCTTTAAATCAGAATAATCAAATTATAAAGACCGATAGTCGCATCTATTTAGATTTTAATTCAATTGCCAAAGGTTATGCTATAGATAGGTTGGCTGCCATGTTAAATGCTAAGGGAATTCAAAACTACTTAATAGAAGTGGGTGGTGAACTTGTAGCGAAAGGTAAAAACGTGCTTAAGAATAAATCTTGGGTAGTAGGTATTGATGACCCTGAAATGGATATAAGCAGGGCTACCAGAATTTTAATCAATTTAAACGACAAGGCATTGGCTTCGTCAGGAAATTACCGTAAATACAGGGTAGATGGGGCAACTGGTAAAAAATATGTTCATACAGTAAATCCTAAAACCGGTTACACGCAATTATCCAATACACTGGGCGTAACCATTTTAGCGGATAATTGTGCTACGGCAGACGGTTATGCTACCGCTTTCATGGCAATGGACCTAGATGAGGCGTTTAAGGTAATCAGTGAGAATAAAAGTTTAGAGGCTTATATCGTATATATAGATGAGAATGGTGATACTCAGGAATATATGACACAAGGATTTAAATCGTTAGTAGTGGAATAATTATTTCCTTACTAATGGAATGATTTCACCAGGAGCTAGTCGGTATCTATCTATTTCTTCTTGGCTCAAAAGTTTTGTGAAATCTATTTCTTCGACCGTGAAACCAATAGTTCTCAATTTATTGAAATAGTCTCTACCATAAATTCGAACATGGTCATATTGACCAAAAATCTTTGCACGTTCTACTTTGTCCGTTATAGAATCGTCTTCAAAGGTGTTTTCCCTATTTAAGTCTTGTGGTATTTGAAAAATGCCCCAACCGCCTGGTTTTAAAATTCTATATAATTCAGACATCGCT encodes the following:
- a CDS encoding FAD:protein FMN transferase; this translates as MKKYFLIIGLLAVGFQSCKFGSDNFVRNDNVGGALGTSYSIISFTENKSDLQPEIDSVFAVINQSLSTYIPESDISRVNNGDSTVVVDAMFKEVLQLSQTIHKETNGFFDPTVGTLVNAWGFGPEQKITMDSLKVDSLLNYVGLDKVSLNQNNQIIKTDSRIYLDFNSIAKGYAIDRLAAMLNAKGIQNYLIEVGGELVAKGKNVLKNKSWVVGIDDPEMDISRATRILINLNDKALASSGNYRKYRVDGATGKKYVHTVNPKTGYTQLSNTLGVTILADNCATADGYATAFMAMDLDEAFKVISENKSLEAYIVYIDENGDTQEYMTQGFKSLVVE